The window gatgttccttcatggagttccaggaacttctctcaAAGGTCTTTTGCTGATGTGTAGCTTCTGATGTGAtttacctcttgaggcggtaatacaTCTAATAAGTGATATTCCGCTCTACTGTTGGCTACGAAATcactttgctccttcttcgtctagagatattcttctttttctatgCATTGCTAATCTTTGGGAACTACAAAACCGTACttgattattaaaagaatttcaaagtcaATTTTTATAATACCTCCATTCAGCATTTCCAGTGTGCgaattccccctcaaactttggtgggatGAGGCTTGGTTCAACCATTGGTTTCTTTTCTTCTATCGGCAGTTAGTCTTTCTGAAGCgtttttgctctgataccacttgttggtcctttGTCGGCCGGCTAGAGGGGCGTGAATAgcctaaaataaaaataaaacctttctcATCTTTTCAAGCTAAATTAAGAAACATTTGCATAAAAagtaacttaattaaagaaataaagagGTCAAtcatttacttagttacaacctaggtgctTGTTAATTCGAGGTAAGTAAAGCTCACTaaaagtctccttcaggcggagaagcctcttacaacagttgaagcactcaattacaagGTTAAATAGAaagagaattgattacaagtgttgttctttaACTTCTAGaatcaaggctgtatttataaccttaatCGGTGCCCCttaaagggttccaggcgcctggagggggataaaattttatccccgtcgcaACGAATCGTGCCACGTCGCATTTCGATAAAGTTTCTGgtctgggcgcttggaagggttctggTTGCCTGGACTGGGTCGGCACATCCCTCCCCCCTGGGCATCTGGAGTAGGACTCACCCAAACTTATTTTTCGGCcttcgagtagtcttccgctcaggtttcttgtccctcagaatcgccgcgcGCTTTGATAACATATATTTTTgtgcattattttggctcttatacttagcattttctaCCTTCTCGCCTGCTTAATGttgtgtttatatcatgatttaTGAATAGGGACTTATTTTAgacttaattataattttacTATAAATACGatattatttcttatattttgaatttagttttataggaaatcaaaagagccatggattagggtcgagtcggatcgaatttggcttgatttggaaGTTAAACGAAGGagatcaagataaattaatatggACTGTTGATCCTGATTTGGAGATATCTTGttccttcattcagatctaagtcATCCAGCCTTCCATCTAGATTTGAAGTTATGTGGACCGTCAGATCTAAAGAGCAAATCAACCTCAATTTAATCTCAAGATGAATGGCTCAGATGTAGATCCCCTTCATCACTTTAATCAAATGGTCAGATTTCATCCATCTCCCTTACAAAGATGGTCGGCTCAGATTTGAGGGAGAAAACCTTTAATTTCTTCTCATCACGCAAGTGTACAGTGGCTAGGAATTTTACTGTTTGCATTTTCCGCCCCGAAGCCCCGATCCTTTTCTCCCGAATGAGGACGATGAAGCCAACAGCGGCATTTTCGGCGGATCTGAAGTGACGACGATCACTGGGCTTCGCCGGAGAGGTTTATCCAGGAGGTTCCTCATCTCCCTCGCACCCCCTCTGAGTTCCTCTGCCGGAAATGGTGAAGAAAGTGACGGGTCTCAGTGGGCAGCGAGCCTCGGTTCTTCTTCGGCATTATTCCACCTCCCTGCATCAGTGTCAGGGTTCTCTTCTTCGTAATTCTTTCTCTTCCCAAGCTTTCCCTTTTGCGCGGGCTTCTATCGGACACGGTGGAGAAAGCAGCGACTTCGCAACAGGGCTTCGAGTTTGGGGGTTCATCTCCAATGTTCATCCACATCTCTAAAGCAACAACGGAGCTCGAGTCCTTTTGCTAGGCACGGTGAAGAAGGCAGGAGCTCAGATTCCAATTCCCCTTTGTCGAAGAATTTCCAGCCGGACTTCTTCCAAGCTCTGGCACCACATAACTCGAACCTGCCGGGCACGATGAAGAAGGCAGTGTAGGGTTGACACTTCTTGGATAGATTCCTTTGCATCTAGCAGATTTCGTTGGAGTggttaggggtgtaaatgagctaACTTGCTCATGAGCTATTcaaaactcgattcgataaaagctcgtttgagctcgtttaatgagactcgttaagataaacaaaccaagctcaagcttcataatatttggctcgttagctcgtgaacatgttcgttaagctcataaatcaacttttaaataaaaaaataatagtttggatattgaatttatagattttacactctacttatgaaaaacataaacagatatattaaatttatttattagaataaaattataaattttaacaagaatattatatatattttttaaatatataatttaatttttaatgaatatttaaatttataatttatatttattaagttcgtttatgctcgataaaaactcgaataagatcgtgagccatgaatatattcgttaaataaagctcgagctcggctcgattataaacgagccaaactcaaacatccaagagtttggCTTGGCTCGGCTCAATTACACCCCTCCCTAGGAGTGGTATCTTTGGACGAAGTTGCACTTCCACTGCCGTTGATTGCATCTCCGACCAGCAGCATCAGCCATCCACCGAATTCAGGGGATTTCTGAGTGACAACAGTTTTCTTCCTCGGTGGTTCCGTGTGTGACAAGCGGAACACTTCTCGTATTTGATTGTGGagaatttgattggataattagGATTTATTCGTTGTTCTTGTTTGATTTTATAGTTTAATTTACTTTCATGTTGAATGTTCATGTTTAGTTGTTAGTTACTTTTGTGTTtgatcttttattattttcttatgaTGCATGTTAATTAGTTCTGGTACTTTGTTTAGTTCATTATGCATGATTGTTATCTTGTTTCATAGTGTGACAATGTGACACAACTTTGGCTCTTGTGCATAATTATGTTTTGTTAATTGATGTTTAGGTTTGTTTAGTTCACTTGCATAATTTAGTTTATGTCTTGCACTTCTATTTGTTATGTTTTCATGTTATACCATTTGATAGATATTCTTGTATCGTAGCATGACAATGTGATGTAGGAAAATCTTTAATGGTTAGTTAGGATAGTTGGTTAATTTCTTTACGCATGTTTCTTTTGTAGAAGGGATCCTTACAGCCTAAAGTGATATTGCGCTGTGAGTTCATTTTTTTTGGTTAGTTAGAGTTTCTtttattgcattaggtttagagaaCAAAACCCGAAAACAAAACCCTCTTTTTTTGATCCGTCTAAAAACAAACATCCTATCATTAGTTTCTTGAAGAGACGACTCAATTCTTTACTATActacttagtgtaggttaagggggttcggttgagtataaaaatgaattaatttgatgtgaGTGAGTGGCAGTCGCTTTCCACTACAGATCACACATCCTTTTCATCCGCCAGCATacttttccgcagcacctcatccctcgaacgcaccgagcccgtcgactctctcctgtgccatccttctcgctagctgcatctttctctcgacttcctgtgcttctaagttcctacacacttagacacatgattAAAACACAATATGACCTAattctaacttggttgatcatatcaaaatcttCACGGAGTATTTACAGTCTCTATCCCTTCCTAGGTGTCTGGATCCCTCTTAGGCGCCTAGAAGTTGACATATACTAGCCAGCCAGAGCATGCTAACTCAGCTGCATGTGTGGCTGGATTCCGGCCATTTCGGACACTTGGATTCATCTAGTCGCTTGGACCTCTGAGCTCTTGGAATCCACCGACTCTGACCATTTTCCTGCATTATAGAGTTAACACAATAGACATATatagtaacataaaagcataaatAAATTGACAATCTTAGGATTATCCGATCCTGACTTTTAGATTTTGTGTGAAatcctaagttggatcgacacttTCTGTTCCCTTCAAGGGAACACGTCATCATCTATTCCTCTCATGAAAGTTTACTTGCTTGTCAAACATCCAGTTTGGAtgaacctatttggacttcttgcTCGACATTCGATCGATCCTCTGACCTTAGGGATTCCTCTCGATGTCCAATCCCCCAGACCCATTGAACTGCTAGACGTCCAGTCTACTTCTGGTTGGGCTCGAGCTTGGCTCAAGATTGacttgaaaaattgaatttaaatgacAAAATGCACTATACAAGCTACAGTAAGTTTTGACCACTAGCAAATCCAATGAAACCTTCTAGCGACAAATACTTTTtcaacttattatttaattttaaaatagtaattaatttaaatattaaaatattaaattagcctTGCTTGATAAGGCTCGATGAGCCATCGAGCCAGTAGAAAATGAACTCAAAATCGACTCGAATATTAAACGAATAGACTCAAGTTCAATCAACTTTGAACTTTAACCGAGCCGCTCACAAGCTACTTGACTCATTTGCACCTTGCACCTTGCACCTTGCACCTATAGTTAGGGCGATCATGATCGGGCTGTACTATCTTTATTTGGAGAATGGTTATTGCAACCACATGAAAAGAAGAAATTGAATGCATGCACTTACCTTGCTTAATCAATTTATGTTATCATTACTTTAACAAATTTGTGATTGCATAAGCTAGAATTCCCAAATTGACAGCCTCGGTATCGATCTGAGTCACGATCGCCGGAGCACCTTTTCCCGCTCTGCCGAAGGATGCCTGGCACTGCCGAGCCATGGCGATGTCCTGGTTCAGCAACTGCTTCGCGGCGCCATAGTTCCTCGCCCTGATGTTATCCTCCGCCCTGGCCGCCGCCGTGCCCATGTCGTCATACAACTTGGAGCACCCGTTGAGGAGTCGCCTCATGTCCGGATCCCTGACCTCCTTCTTCGCCATGTCGTCGATTAGGAGCTTGCCGACTTCGCTGGTGTTGACGGCCAGGTCCGAGGCGATCTGCGCCAGCCTCCACGTGTCGGCTTCGGTGCTTCCGCGGTGGCGGTAGAGGGTGTCGACGCAGAACTTGTAGTTGACTCTAGGATCGCTCTTGGCGGCTTCGCTGCAAGTTTGTTCCACATAAGCTTCGACGAGGGGTAAGGTCATTTGGGCGTGGAACAGCAGGAGAGCCATGGAGACGGAGAGGCCTTGCGTGCGTTGTCGTTCCATTAGATCCTATCAACCCAGCTCTCTATCCAGCAGATAAGATTGTGCCTATGTGCTAGATATCTATCTATTTATCTATCAAAATTACTGGCAATGGACGAGTTGAATGTCTAGTTTGTAACGCATAACGGGATTCCTGCTAATTTATTGAGCATGATAAATGCCATTTAATTCGACAAATTATTTAATTCCCTCAAATTGATTGTATCCATTATATATTGGGGTGCAGTCTGTTTGTATGTTTACGACGTTTATGAACATTTCGTCTGCTAGCTATTAAAATGAgtaaattttctacattttttaaaaaactggATTATGATATGCCAGCTTGTCAtttttttataagaaaaaaatggGATTAGAGTACTGCAGACTAAATTTTGACAATCTAAAAGAAATACTGGTTAATCAAGTCATACCAAACTACAATTTAAGGATAAAGTTGACCTAAAAAGGACTACATGAGCTTTTTCTTCCTTACAAAACTCTCTATTGGATCTCGTCTAATATATATTCCTATTCTCCAGTTATCTAGGTACATTCGTAGTTTAAAATCTCATTTGATCCTACTTTGACATGTCCGAGATTTAATGTTCAATTAGTTATCAAATTTAGATTATCTATTAAAATGCATAATCTCTCTGATGTTACTTGAACACTATATGTTTAGCCCATGTTGATCTTGTGACTAATATttgttatattttaaaatttaattttctagaaGTTCACATTCGTATTAAGATTTTTGAGATGTGATGACAATGTCCATGATGGACTAAGATAGTGAAAATCTATAATGTTTGCAGAAAAAACAATCGAGGAgttaagaagaagaaaggagagagaACAAATTGAGGAGGAACACAAAAGCACAGAAGAAGAAATTTTCAATGGTTCCAATGAGTTCATGAGTTTACACTGTAAAGTCCTCTTGTGTGCTGAGAAAAGAAGCCAATGGAATGCAACTAATGGTATCAATGAGTTGTGCTTTAGACCGAGTACAGCATGggtccattttctttttccatgtTGTGCTCAGCCCGACTTGTGACATGCCGTGCTAATCGGCAGCTTGCCCcacaacatctatcgaaaaagaATCTGCACGGCTAGTACTTAGAAATGAATGAAGGATCAAAAAGACCATCAGAAATGAATACAGGATACTACTTAGAAATGTATCACTAAGTCCTCTTTAAAATTGAATAGGATAGTTTACCACCTAGATGGTGCAATGAATACTATCATCAATTATCTGGAAGCTCATGGTGCTCAGGTAGGTTCAGCTACCTGCAAAAACTTGAAAGCATTACCACTTAACCAATTTTTCTAAAAGCATCACAATGAGATGACAACATTGATGTATAGAGGTTGTTCCTTCAATGATTGAAAAGAAGCCAATCAGCAAGGCAACAGAGTTTAGGAAGGCCAACAACCAGGTCCACCACTTTTAGTCTAAGATATAAAAACTATGGCTTGATGAAGAAACCTCCGACCAATGCAGTTTAACCACCACAAAAGAAACGAGAGTTGGAATAGAATGTCCTTCTACTTCTTGTTCAAAGCCTTAATTgaggaatttttaatttgaattagccCTCATTGGATGTAAAGGCAATTCCATAAACATCATGCTATGCAAACTGAGAAAGCTGTTTTTCCGAAGGTTAGCTAGAGAGGATGGCATACAAGAAATACATATGAACGTATACGTTGCAAAATTTAACATACAACAAAAAAGTTTAAATGAAATTATATTGTGCATTCTAGTGGATAATGGAGAACATGATACACTAACTGTGAAAAAAAAAACCAAGGGAACTTCAGGCACAACCCTTTACGTGCTGAAAATTGAAGCAGACAAGATGACTCTTTTAGGAGCAAAAATGCCCTGAAATCTTGTTTGATGCTTGTGCATAAGGAGGAGATTTACCCATGAGAGCTTTGATCACATGTGTAAAATCTGAAGCACCAAGATagatttcatagaagaaaaaagAGTTTGCAAGCAAAAATTATTACGGATAACATAATGAGAAATTAGTTCTTGTCACCAATCAAGCTATCAGAATGATCCTTGATAATGTCTTCAATCCTATTTGcttgagaaagaaaaagaaaaaaaaacttaacctaTTTTTTGTTAATGTAAATACTAAATAAGAACGAGCTGTTAGTAAGATATTTGGTAAACGTCTCAATTTAAGTCAGAGAGATGGCTAACTTTGAATTGAAGAAAGTAAAGTCTAATTATCAACAAGAATCCATTAGTGTCATCCCAATAGATGTTtaagaaagtgaaaaaaaaattgtgaatCAGAACTTATACTAACAGAAGTTAAAAAGATAGAATATGATTCATCATTCAAATTTCACATTTCAACAAAATACAATAGCATCATGGAACCTTTTCCTaatcaaataaatattaaaataaaccaTAAAATGATCGTGTTTCCCAGTTGAGAAAAGGTATCTTCATCCAAGAAGATATTAGTAGCGCTTTTCTAAAAGAATAATGTAGGTTTAAGCTCATGGAAATCAGAATTTCTACGACGTTTCTGCATATTAACTATTTACAATGAAACTTGTCGTAGAATCACCAACTTTCAAAGTTTGCAAACCACCATTAAGCAGTCACATTGAAGATCTCATCCAGAATGAGGCACCAAGTTTGTTAACGCCTCCTGAAAATTGAACTTCTGTGGTGCCTGTCTGCAGATACAGGATTAGTTGTTGAGCTTCGGCTTCGCCTTGAAGCAGTAGAATTTGACCGTGACAGCCTAAAGAATGAGAAGAAGTTAGAAACAGCCCGTAAGATCCCTCCACTCTCCCTCGACCTGCTGCGTCTTGAAGACCATGAGATCCTTCTTGGTGCTCCACTGTTGTTGAAACCACCATCCATCTCAGTATACACAACAGGAAATTCCGGTCTTGTTCCCCCTGCGAATCTCCCCACCGCAAAACCTCCACCAGGAAGCCTCCATATTGTTAGTCCCACAGTCTCCTCATCGTTTCCACGGGCGGCGGCATGCTCATCGCCTTCGGCTTCTGTTGCGTCCCTTGCCAGCACATCCCTTGGCATCTCATGGCGGCAAACGGGGCACGAGTTCCGGAGCGAAAGCCAGCGAAAAATGCAATCTTGATGATAAATGTGCTTGCAGGGCATCTCCCTGGCCTCGGCCCCGAGCTCGAACGGGTCCATGCAGATGGCACAATGGCAGTCTTTCCCAATGTGCTCATCGACGATCTCTATGATAGGCATCGATTCTATTGCGGCCTTCGACGCGGGTGGATACTCGCATCCCCCCTCAACACTGATGCCATTGATCTCGATCCGCGCGAGCTGCTCGAGGAGGCGGTCAAAGCCCGACCCCATCAGAAAATCCAAAATGCTTTCCGGCAAGGGACGGAGACCCGATCCGGTGCCGTCGTCGTAGTAAAGCTCGAAGCTGTTAGCGGTGGCGGTGACATCTTCACCGAGACGGCCGTTGGATGGGCTGCGGAGGACGATGACAGGATTAAAAGGGGACCGGTCTCCAGCCGACAGGCGGCGGTTGCGGTGGAATCTGAGCTCGGAGGACCGAAGAGGGCGGGAAGCCATATCGAAGGCGCCGAGGTCGGCTGGCGCAGCGTTAGAGGGGATCCGACGGCGGCGTGATTCGGAATCGTTAAGTTCGGGAGGAGGAGGGGAAGTACCCACCTCCTCGAGGAACCCTCCGTGGCAGTCGGAGCAGACGATGGCGCTCTCTTGCCGCACCCGGACGAAGCGGCTGCACTGGTAGCACCAATACGACGACGTTGAAGAAGACATCAAATCGGATAAGAACAACGGCAAAGATCCAatctttctccccaaaacaaaagaaaaaggggacACCGCCCCCCAAATTTCCGATCTTTCAAACGAATCCctaaaacaaacaaatcaaaagACTATTTCCAGCTGAAGAAACTCAAAAACAAAAATCACGAAAAGAAGGGAAATGTACCAAATTGCCAGCTCAATTCGTGATCGCACACTTGCAAGGAGCGGATGGAAGCTCAAAAATAACCCGAGACATGGGGAAGGGATTTGGGGAGGGCGATAGAGCGGGACCGGGACTTCTTATTATTGTGCGATAACGAAGCATCTTTGGCGGAGCTGCGTGAGCCTGACGACAAATATGTACGGTTCCCTAACGACCGTTAATTTCTCGTCAAGATTCACGCTACTATGGGAAGAAGAAACTAACGCCGTTAAGAGGAGCAACGTTGATAGGTTATTTGATTATTTCTAGATGAATATATTTCCTTAGTTTTATTTTATGGccgttattttattttttaaaaaatgaaaaagataataAAGGCCTTTAATTTTCCCCGTGAAGAAATGCTTTGTGTTCTCATCTTTCCTAGCTTTCTGATAGCACTTCACCCTTTTTCTTTCCAGAATTCAGACAAATCATGGTTGATTGCACATGAACCCATTGCTGTCGCATGCAGACGCTCCCGCTGTTCCATACGCTGCATAATACACTGCACATGAGCCCATTACGATTCTATCACACCCAATCGATTCTTGTTCCACAAggattctctctctctctgccaCCGCACCTTTGTCTCAGACACTGTTCTGTTGGAGTAGAGATTTCTCTTtgtttaatttcttttattctgaaGCGTATGTGATCTTGCCCTTTTCCACATCATCCATGTGTCCT is drawn from Zingiber officinale cultivar Zhangliang chromosome 1B, Zo_v1.1, whole genome shotgun sequence and contains these coding sequences:
- the LOC121982862 gene encoding E3 ubiquitin-protein ligase RDUF1-like is translated as MSSSTSSYWCYQCSRFVRVRQESAIVCSDCHGGFLEEVGTSPPPPELNDSESRRRRIPSNAAPADLGAFDMASRPLRSSELRFHRNRRLSAGDRSPFNPVIVLRSPSNGRLGEDVTATANSFELYYDDGTGSGLRPLPESILDFLMGSGFDRLLEQLARIEINGISVEGGCEYPPASKAAIESMPIIEIVDEHIGKDCHCAICMDPFELGAEAREMPCKHIYHQDCIFRWLSLRNSCPVCRHEMPRDVLARDATEAEGDEHAAARGNDEETVGLTIWRLPGGGFAVGRFAGGTRPEFPVVYTEMDGGFNNSGAPRRISWSSRRSRSRESGGILRAVSNFFSFFRLSRSNSTASRRSRSSTTNPVSADRHHRSSIFRRR
- the LOC122005935 gene encoding pectinesterase inhibitor 8-like encodes the protein MERQRTQGLSVSMALLLFHAQMTLPLVEAYVEQTCSEAAKSDPRVNYKFCVDTLYRHRGSTEADTWRLAQIASDLAVNTSEVGKLLIDDMAKKEVRDPDMRRLLNGCSKLYDDMGTAAARAEDNIRARNYGAAKQLLNQDIAMARQCQASFGRAGKGAPAIVTQIDTEAVNLGILAYAITNLLK